The genomic DNA TGGAACCGGGCCCGTATGATATCGCGTTGGTGGAAGGGTCGATCACGACGGCGGAGGATGCCCATCGCATTCTCTCCGTACGGCAACAGACGAAGGTCTTGATCACGATCGGGGCCTGCGCGACAGCCGGCGGCATTCAAGCGTTGCGCAACTGGGCCGATGTCGAAGCGTTCAAGCAAGCGGTCTATCCCAGTCCGGAATATATTCAGAGCCTCAATACCTCCACGCCTATCTCGGAGCATGTCCATGTGGACTTCGAGCTGTGGGGCTGTCCGATCGATAAGGGCCAACTCCTGCGTGTCATCACGGATCTGATCGCGGGGGTCCAGCCTCGCCTTCCGGCTGACAGTGTATGTCTGGAGTGCAAGCGACGAGGAATTGTCTGCGTGCTGGTCGCGAAGGGGCTGCCTTGCCTCGGACCGGTCACGCGGACCGGCTGCGGGGCGATCTGTCCGGGCATGGG from Nitrospira sp. includes the following:
- a CDS encoding Sulfhydrogenase subunit delta, with the protein product MSKPEGESQRLKLGVFKFASCDGCQLSILNLEEDLLALGQALDIAYFPEASSDMEPGPYDIALVEGSITTAEDAHRILSVRQQTKVLITIGACATAGGIQALRNWADVEAFKQAVYPSPEYIQSLNTSTPISEHVHVDFELWGCPIDKGQLLRVITDLIAGVQPRLPADSVCLECKRRGIVCVLVAKGLPCLGPVTRTGCGAICPGMGRDCYGCFGPSEGARKGPGLPPNTASLARHFHGGLQLIPIEVMRRFRGINGYVSSFRAESDTWEKKT